TTGGATAGGACAATCTCATTGCTTCTTCTGCGTGTGCGGTTGGATGCAGGGTGCATCGTCGGCAGTTCTATACTCATATTTAAATATCGACTAATGCACCCTGCATCCCTAACTAAGATCCATGTCAAGTGACTTTCAAATGCGGGGAATCTTATCAGTCTGCTTCTGAGTTGTTCTGATACTGCAAGTGCACTTCGGATGGCGTCCCGTTTGTCGGGTTGGGGTTCCGGGGTTGTATTGCATATGTGCATATCTGCAAATGGCTGGTCGAGTGTACCTACCATTTCTGGTATTCTAGTTCTTATGGTTTTTTGTATCGGTGGCCTTGAATATTTGGTGTTGTGAACGGAGTTTATGTGTGATGCCTGtgcggatatatatatttcatGGATGCCGATTAGGGCTCGCCGCTACTATAGGTATACACGAGCATCAACACAGCCACCCCTCCCCAGAATATCACTGATTTTCGAAAGCAAATCACCATAGAAGAAACCTGAGACACCGATAGATAGCCATAAAACGTGCAAAAGACCACAATTCATGCATCCAAATATTCGGAACGCAACCCGATCGGGAATTTGAACCCGCGGTTCAACTCAATTGAATCCCCCAACACAATGCATTAATGGTCTGCATTTATGATACCATAACCACGGAAccaagagagagagagagatgtatatatatatgtttGACAATGCGGcaaaaaatatatataagCAGAAACGAATGCAAAAAATAATAGAAGCAAAAAAcccaaaaacaaaaaagaaacggCCCGAGCCGCGGATCGAACGCGGGACCTCTCGCAGATATGCTTGGGTTAAATCCCTAAGCGAGAATCATACCACTAGACCACCCGGGCTGTTGTATGATATCCCTGCCAAATGATACATATCTCAAACCAAAGATACCGCGCACAAGGCAGGATAATTAAACGACACAGACTCGACTTTGGACCGTACCCCTATAATCTATCTGACTCTTATACTAGCCGATACAATTATTCCCACCACGAACTTGGAAACATCGGTCCCTCCTGCGGCGATGGCTTAGGGGTCTCGGCCTCAGCAGTGGAAGACGTACCCGTCGCTTCCGCAGTGCGCGACACAGTCTTCATAGTTGTCGGAGTCGCGCTGCTGGCAGTCTGTCCAACCGGCGAAGCACTTCCCGAAGCGGTACCAGCGGTCGTCTGCGCAGTGCTACCAGCACCAAGACTCATACAAGCGAAGCTCATCTTCTTGGTGGTGCTCGAGCCCGTTCCCAAATAAGTATCCACGGGCGAAGATAAATCCCACTCCATACTCACATATGGCCAGCAGATCCGGCCATCGTTCATAGTCACCATGTCGCCCGCGACATACACATCGGTGGATTTAAGTGCGTCGCCCACCTTCTCACCATCCGAGTTGACCTGCTGGAAAAATGACCCGGCGAATTGTCCCCGACAGCCCATGGCGATGTAGTCGCAGATCGGATCCGAGATCTCCTCCCAGGTGACGAGAGCGTTGTTAGGTCCGAATGTGGCAGCATGTGCATTTGAACGGTCGTTTCCACTTCCCGAGGTGATCCAGTTCACTTGGCTGTCTCCATCTTCGGCTCCGACTTCCGAGCTCGCCTGCGCGCCGACCTTGGTGTACTTGTCCGAGAAGAGCGAGATAGCGACGTTGCGATTGTTCGTGCGATTTACGGAATGCGTGTATCCGCCGCCCATCCAGGTGTTCTCGCTTAGATCGACAGCGCCGCGCGAGACCCAGGAGAAGATGTATCGGGACGAATCCGCGAACCGGGCGAAAGCGCTGTAGCTACCGGACATGCCGCCCATGGGCTCACCAGATGCGCCATTTGTGGTATTCTCGTTGGAAATCTTGATGCCCGTGTTGTCCATACCCTGcgtcttggtgttgagcCAGATAGCACCCTGGTCTTCGGCGCAGATACTCGCGAACGGGGCCTCGTCTGCGGCTTCAAAAGCGATACCCGTGTTATGGCTGCATCCCCACACGCTGCTGGCACCGGGAATGTCCAACAGTGTGCCATTATTAGCGACATACTCGATGCTGTCTCCGTAGTGACCCGAGGCGTCTCCGGAGTAATCAGTGACGACGAAGTAGGCACCGTAGTAACCGGCTCCTTCGGAATAAGCCAAATCGCCGTTCATGTCAGGCGATGCTGCTAATCCTTCAGACTCGTGGACGCCCGGACCACCGAGCCAGGTTTTCCAGGATTGCTTGCCATCGGTATACCGGTACAACACGGGGACCGGAGTCCCACTAGCCGGTGCATTGGACGTTCCTGTGGGCATTTCCTCGTTGACCAGCAGCGCGAAACCGTCATTGTGAGCGACGAGACCGCCGGCTTTTATCACGATTAGTAAATGCTCACCAGCATACCCAGAATAGTGCACTTACCCTCCTTCCCACCACTAACAGTAACAGACGTCCCAGTCGCCTCAAAAGTAGCAGGGTCCAGCTGCTGCACATGAACA
This region of Aspergillus chevalieri M1 DNA, chromosome 4, nearly complete sequence genomic DNA includes:
- a CDS encoding uncharacterized protein (COG:S;~EggNog:ENOG410PM15;~SECRETED:SignalP(1-18)), coding for MLLPFALLVLSAVWSTASLTDSNLKKHVDVLTLENSFNPVKAAYWTNYPHHRRTPFAVSPDGKSAYLAYLDSSETDVHVQQLDPATFEATGTSVTVSGGKEAGGLVAHNDGFALLVNEEMPTGTSNAPASGTPVPVLYRYTDGKQSWKTWLGGPGVHESEGLAASPDMNGDLAYSEGAGYYGAYFVVTDYSGDASGHYGDSIEYVANNGTLLDIPGASSVWGCSHNTGIAFEAADEAPFASICAEDQGAIWLNTKTQGMDNTGIKISNENTTNGASGEPMGGMSGSYSAFARFADSSRYIFSWVSRGAVDLSENTWMGGGYTHSVNRTNNRNVAISLFSDKYTKVGAQASSEVGAEDGDSQVNWITSGSGNDRSNAHAATFGPNNALVTWEEISDPICDYIAMGCRGQFAGSFFQQVNSDGEKVGDALKSTDVYVAGDMVTMNDGRICWPYVSMEWDLSSPVDTYLGTGSSTTKKMSFACMSLGAGSTAQTTAGTASGSASPVGQTASSATPTTMKTVSRTAEATGTSSTAEAETPKPSPQEGPMFPSSWWE